The following are encoded in a window of Rubellicoccus peritrichatus genomic DNA:
- a CDS encoding peptide deformylase has product MRVTQFGEPVLKQAGKKVEVFDEALKKLSEDMFETMYAEEGIGLAAQQIDKAIQMFVIDLCVREKDIDFSYTLDGRTPPLELIMPMVMINPEIETSGEELPYEEGCLSFPGIRGNVIRPSVVRVKYQDITGQSHDLECDGIFARVILHENDHIEGTLFIERMHPDVLRPLESKLKKLKRKTRDFLKRRGG; this is encoded by the coding sequence ACACAGTTTGGCGAGCCAGTGCTCAAACAAGCAGGGAAGAAAGTCGAGGTCTTCGATGAGGCCTTGAAAAAACTCTCCGAGGATATGTTTGAAACAATGTACGCCGAGGAAGGCATTGGGTTAGCGGCCCAGCAGATCGACAAAGCGATCCAGATGTTTGTCATCGACCTGTGTGTCCGTGAGAAGGACATTGATTTCAGCTATACACTGGATGGCCGCACACCACCACTTGAACTCATCATGCCGATGGTCATGATCAATCCGGAAATTGAAACATCTGGCGAAGAGCTACCCTATGAAGAAGGTTGTTTGTCATTTCCAGGCATACGTGGAAATGTTATTCGTCCCAGTGTCGTGCGGGTCAAATATCAGGACATTACCGGACAATCACATGACCTGGAATGCGATGGCATCTTCGCCCGCGTGATCCTGCATGAGAATGACCACATCGAAGGCACGCTTTTTATTGAGCGCATGCACCCGGATGTTCTACGACCTCTGGAATCCAAGTTAAAAAAGCTGAAACGCAAGACCAGGGACTTCCTCAAACGCCGGGGAGGATAA